A region from the Acipenser ruthenus chromosome 13, fAciRut3.2 maternal haplotype, whole genome shotgun sequence genome encodes:
- the anks3 gene encoding ankyrin repeat and SAM domain-containing protein 3 — protein MSELSDEASESEQLGASLSVWLGAGQLVRPEELDVPLDLHTAASIGQHDVVVECIRRKEVDLNRKNVGGWTPLMYAAYIGHDRIANVLLDAGVGVNVTTVRRQTPLMLAASCGNEGIAHCLLERGAELEMRDCRGWTALFHCTSTGHQQMVKFLLDNNADASVKDPKSGFTLLMEAAASGHEIIVQNLLQRGVKVNECNAKGETARALAMLYGHTKIASLIDIHSVQMHPKAGLFEDLSSSEDSDSTPRRSHRSRNKPLSIHDGPQAIAFRVGDATKYHERSVAPPGYVTFRAGRGQSEGISNRDVTSPINKLDLESNSSQDESPFFDNDMPTMRCSSSSSSSSVEGLPPKLGISRDGSLESNEDSDQKNSPPNRRKNKNRHGNSESLQACNAVNSSVHPPAAGAPSYSGPKDLGEFLETIGFSKYVPLLEEQDIDLRIFLTLTENDLKEVGITLFGPKRKMTSAIARWHSNARPPSDALEQAYADQLEAEMQEIAIQLHKKCAEIEQLQGQVSQERELRTVVESCLMEDKMGWRRFQEQVEVTQGAAREAGRALERVRACQAELLVRLKNDSTGGLRSEGRAMQQVESGEKGSDSWKDSLKSLSVSELASSLEECQGELEKTWPLVMKNLDRLKDAEKQSPGWTES, from the exons ATGTCGGAGCTGAGCGATGAGGCCAGCGAGTCGGAGCAGCTGGGGGCCAGCCTGTCAGTGTGGCTGGGGGCCGGGCAGCTCGTGCGGCCCGAGGAGCTGGACGTGCCGCTGGACCTTCACACCGCCGCCTCCATCGGCCAGCACGACGTGGTGGTGGAGTGCATCCGCAG GAAAGAGGTGGATTTGAACAGGAAGAATGTGGGCGGCTGGACGCCGCTGATGTACGCAGCCTACATCGGGCACGACCGCATCGCCAACGTGCTGCTGGACGCCGGGGTGGGCGTCAACGTCACCACAGTTCGCCGGCAGACGCCACTCATGCTGGCAGCCAGCTGTGGCAACGAGGGGATCGCACACTGCCTCCTGGAG CGAGGTGCAGAGCTGGAGATGAGGGACTGCCGTGGGTGGACCGCTCTGTTCCACTGCACCAGCACCGGGCACCAGCAGATGGTCAAGTTCCTCCTGGACAACAACGCGGACGCCAGCGTCAA GGATCCCAAGTCTGGCTTTACTCTTCTGATGGAGGCTGCTGCCTCGGGCCACGAAATCATCGTCCAGAACCTTCTACAACGC GGAGTGAAGGTGAATGAGTGCAACGCAAAGGGAGAAACCGCCCGGGCCCTGGCCATGCTGTACGGACACACCAAGATCGCCAGCCTCATTGACATCCACTCTGTGCAGATGCACCCCAAAGCAG GGCTCTTTGAAGACCTGAGCTCCTCCGAGGACTCGGACAGCACGCCTCGCCGGTCCCACCGCAGCCGAAACAAACCACTGAGCATCCACGACGGGCCGCAGGCCATCGCCTTCCGAGTGGGAGACGCCACCAAGTACCACG AGCGCAGCGTGGCTCCTCCGGGCTATGTGACGTTCCGAGCCGGACGGGGGCAGTCCGAGGGCATCAGTAACCGAGACGTCACCTCGCCCATCAACAAGCTGGATCTGGAGAGCAACAGCAGTCAAG ACGAGAGTCCGTTCTTTGACAACGACATGCCTACTAtgaggtgcagcagcagcagcagcagcagcagcgtcgAGGGGCTGCCCCCAAAACTGGGGATCAGTCGGGACGGCTCCCTGGAGAGCAATGAG GACTCGGACCAGAAGAACTCACCACCCAATCGCAGGAAGAACAAGAATCGCCACGGcaacagtgagagtctgcaggcCTGCAACGCGGTGAATTCTAGTGTTCACCCCCCAGCTGCAGGGGCTCCTTCATACTCCGGTCCGAAG GACCTGGGCGAGTTCCTGGAGACGATTGGGTTTTCAAAGTACGTCCCGCTGCTGGAGGAGCAAGACATTGACCTGCGGATCTTCCTCACGCTGACTGAGAACGACCTGAAGGAAGTGGGCATTAC gctgtTTGGTCCCAAGCGGAAGATGACGTCGGCGATCGCGCGGTGGCACAGCAACGCCCGCCCCCCCAGCGATGCCCTTGAGCAGGCGTACGCTGACCAGCTGGAGGCAGAGATGCAGGAGATAGCAATCCAGCTGCACAAG AAATGTGCGGAGATAGAGCAGCTGCAGGGCCAGGTGTCTCAGGAGAGGGAGTTGCGCACGGTGGTGGAGAGCTGTCTCATGGAGGACAAGATGGGCTGGAGGAGGTTCCAGGAGCAGGTGGAGGTCACGCAGGGAGCGGCGCGGGAGGCAGGCAGAGCGCTGGAGAGAGTGCG GGCGTGCCAGGCGGAGCTCCTTGTGCGGCTGAAGAACGACAGCACTGGCGGGTTGCGGTCGGAGGGCAGAGCGATGCAGCAGGTTGAGAGTGGGGAGAAAG GCAGTGATAGCTGGAAGGACTCCCTGAAGTCGCTGAGTGTTTCGGAGCTGGCGTCTTCACTAGAGGAGTGTCAAGGGGAATTGG agaAGACATGGCCGCTGGTGATGAAAAACCTGGACAGACTGAAGGACGCAGAGAAACAGAGTCCGGGCTGGACAGAGTCCTAG
- the igfals gene encoding insulin-like growth factor-binding protein complex acid labile subunit, with translation MYTSVLISCFAVAAIATTPDSTSGEERSPEPPDCSSSCSCFHDEYSSELHVYCSSHNLSSIPSDLPQTTHSLWLDGNNFTSLPASAFHSLSALDFLNLQNGQLSSLDPQSLRGLGSLSHLHLERNRLRSAPANVFYHTPNLASLGLHSNQITRIEEGLFSGLSSLWLLNLAWNSLAVLPETSFQDLQSLRELNLAGNRLAYLHPHLFQGLVELQELDLTGNFLKVIKANVFHKLQKLQKLYLSQNLIHMVAPRAFVGMKSLRWLDLSSNRLVGLYEETFSGLPSLHVLRLSNNSIAGLRLRIFRDLPYLEELRLSHNRIKMLVERTFDGLGHLEVLALDHNHIQEARLGSFLGLPHLAVMSLTGSCFRSLPEQVFKGLANLHSLHLDGSCLTRIRPQTFSGLTGLRRLFLQHNSISVIDDQSFVELPGLQELDLKFNKLVSTSSQTFAGLKSLEYLLLSSNQLQRLPEEAFGPLQRLSWLDLSSNKLESIQNGTLLPLSRLRHLNIKRNGLRSFPDGIPGNMEQLWLDGNPWHCNCAARSLRDYSLSKPQTVPRLVETLEEGEDKIVYNNITCASPPSAAGIDLRDISNEHFQDC, from the coding sequence ATGTATACCTCTGTCCTGATCTCCTGTTTTGCTGTTGCTGCGATTGCCACGACTCCTGATTCCACATCGGGAGAAGAGCGTTCCCCTGAGCCGCCAGActgctcctcctcctgctcctgctTCCACGATGAGTACAGCTCGGAGCTACACGTGTACTGCAGCTCACACAACCTGTCCAGCATCCCCTCTGACCTCCCACAGACCACACACTCCTTGTGGCTGGATGGCAACAACTTCACCTCCCTCCCGGCCTCTGCTTTCCACAGCCTCTCTGCCTTGGACTTCCTGAACCTGCAGAACGGTCAGTTATCCAGCTTGGATCCGCAGTCCCTCCGCGGGCTCGGCTCCCTGTCCCACCTGCACTTGGAGCGCAACCGGCTGCGCTCTGCGCCCGCCAATGTCTTTTACCACACGCCGAACCTGGCCTCGCTCGGTCTCCACAGCAACCAGATAACTCGCATCGAGGAGGGCCTTTTCTCTGGGCTGTCCAGCCTGTGGCTCCTCAATCTGGCCTGGAACTCCCTAGCGGTGCTCCcagaaaccagcttccaggacctTCAGAGCCTCCGGGAGCTGAACCTGGCAGGGAACAGGCTGGCATACCTGCATCCACATCTCTTCCAGGGGCTTGTCGAGCTCCAGGAGTTGGACCTCACTGGGAACTTCCTGAAAGTAATAAAGGCCAACGTTTTCCACAAGCTGCAGAAGCTTCAGAAGCTCTACTTGAGCCAAAACCTGATCCACATGGTGGCTCCCCGCGCCTTTGTGGGCATGAAGTCCCTCCGTTGGCTGGACCTTTCCAGCAACCGCCTGGTCGGACTCTACGAGGAGACCTTCTCCGGGTTGCCCAGCCTCCACGTTCTCCGGCTCTCCAACAACTCCATCGCCGGCCTGCGCCTGAGGATCTTCCGAGACCTCCCTTACCTGGAGGAGCTCCGGCTGAGCCACAACCGCATTAAGATGCTGGTGGAGCGGACCTTCGATGGGCTCGGCCACCTAGAGGTCCTTGCCCTGGACCACAACCATATTCAGGAGGCGCGCCTCGGTTCCTTCCTCGGGCTCCCCCACCTGGCCGTGATGAGCCTAACTGGCAGCTGCTTTCGGAGTCttccagagcaggtcttcaaGGGCTTGGCAAACCTGCACAGCCTCCACCTCGATGGCAGCTGCCTCACCAGAATACGACCCCAGACCTTCTCGGGGCTCACAGGCCTTCGCCGACTCTTCCTCCAGCACAACAGCATCTCTGTGATCGACGACCAGAGCTTTGTGGAGCTCCCTGGGCTTCAGGAGCTGGATCTGAAGTTCAACAAGCTGGTTTCCACGTCCTCTCAAACCTTTGCTGGCTTGAAGAGCCTGGAGTACCTCCTGCTGTCTTCCAACCAGCTCCAGCGTCTCCCGGAAGAAGCTTTTGGCCCCCTGCAGCGGCTCTCCTGGCTAGATCTTTCCTCCAATAAACTGGAATCCATCCAGAACGGCACTTTGCTGCCCCTTTCCAGGCTGCGGCACCTCAACATCAAGAGGAACGGCCTCCGCAGCTTCCCCGATGGGATCCCAGGGAATATGGAGCAGCTGTGGCTGGATGGGAACCCTTGGCACTGCAACTGCGCTGCGCGGTCCCTCAGGGACTACAGTTTGAGCAAACCCCAGACTGTGCCCCGACTGGTGGAGACACTGGAGGAAGGAGAGGACAAGATTGTGTACAATAACATCACCTGCGCCAGCCCCCCGAGCGCAGCCGGAATCGACCTGCGGGATATCAGCAACGAGCATTTCCAGGACTGCTAG
- the wdr24 gene encoding GATOR complex protein WDR24 isoform X2: MEKMARVTTSLGSNTISGCTMFCHLDAPANAISVCRDAAQVVVAGRNIFKIYALEEEQFVEKLNLRVGRKPSLNFSCADVMWHQMDENLLATAATNGAVVTWNLGKPSRNKQDQLFTEHKRTVNKVCFHPTEVHMLLSGSQDGYMKCFDLRRKESVSTFSGQSESVRDVQFSIRDYFTFAASFENGNVQLWDIRRPDRYERMFTAHNGPVFCCDWHPEDRGWLATGGRDKMVKVWDITTNRAKEIHCVQTIASVARVKWRPERKYHLATCSMMVDHNIYVWDVRRPFIPFATFEEHKDVTTGIVWRHLHDPGFLLSGSKDSTLYQHKFKDASRPVDKANPEGLCFGLFGDLAFAAKESLISGGGDSNRKPYGSGGDRRYPIFFFKKPDLTEQFAHESSALSVFETDLESSRMDWFVETARRYLLSGKPFGELCDHNAKVAKELNRPQVSTTWTMLRIMYSDPGNLATATSISKGGSIPLMNSFNMKEIAAGGLGSESRLDRGKGEIRQDTIHLDPGNSLINNNDENEETEGSEGPADYLFGDAELEDDDLYPMEHENPTAEEAEYSLPQEAFPLRHEIVDNPSVPEHLQDKVDSPHVSGNEAEAVCLTPIKSFSLISISQPLYESHLPASFFSPVVREMLQHYAEAGDVQMAVSVLIVLGDRIRKEVDELTQEHWYTSYIDLLQRFELWNVSNEVIKLSTSSAINCLNQTSTTLHINCSNCKRPMSNKGWICDRCHQCASICAVCHHVVKGLFVWCQGCSHGGHLEHIMNWLKSSSHCPAGCGHLCEYT, translated from the exons aTGGAGAAGATGGCGCGTGTGACCACGTCTCTGGGCAGCAACACCATCAGCGGGTGCACCATGTTCTGCCACCTGGACGCCCCCGCGAACGCCATCAGCGTGTGCCGCGACGCCGCTCAGGTGGTGGTGGCCGGCCGCAACATCTTCAAGATCTACGCGTTGGAGGAGGAGCAGTTCGTGGAGAAGCTAAACCTGCGCGTGGGCCGCAAGCCCTCCCTCAACTTCAGCTGCGCTGACGTCATGTGGCACCAGATGGACGAGAACCTGCTGGCCACGGCGGCCACCAACGGCGCGGTGGTCACGTGGAACCTGGGCAAACCGTCCCGCAACAAGCAGGACCAGCTGTTCACGGAGCACAAGCGGACCGTCAACAAGGTCTGCTTCCACCCCACCGAGGTGCACATGCTGCTGAgcggctcgcaggacggctacATGAAGTGCTTCGACCTGCGCAGGAAGGAGTCAGTCAGCACCTTTTCAG ggcaGTCTGAAAGCGTGAGGGACGTGCAGTTCAGCATCCGGGATTACTTCACGTTCGCTGCATCCTTTGAGAACGGGAACGTGCAGCTGTGGGATATCCGGCGCCCTGATCGATATGAGAGGATGTTCACAGCGCACAACGGGCCGGTCTTCTGCTGTGACTGGCACCCTGAAGACCG GGGCTGGCTGGCGACGGGTGGTCGTGACAAGATGGTTAAAGTGTGGGACATTACGACGAACCGTGCCAAGGAGATCCACTGCGTGCAGACCATCGCCTCGGTGGCACGTGTGAAGTGGCGGCCGGAACGCAAGTACCACCTGGCCACCTGCTCCATGATGGTGGACCACAACATCTACGTGTGGGACGTGCGCCGGCCGTTCATCCCCTTCGCCACATTCGAGGAGCACAAGGACGTCACCACGGGCATCGTGTGGCGCCACCTCCATGACCCCGGCTTCCTGCTGTCGGGCTCCAAGGACAGTACCCTCTACCAGCACAAGTTCAAGGACGCCAGCCGGCCGGTGGACAAGGCCAACCCCGAGGGGCTGTGCTTCGGGCTCTTCGGGGACCTGGCCTTCGCAGCCAAGGAGAGTCTGATCAGCGGCGGCGGCGACTCCAACCGCAAACCTTACGGGAGCGGGGGGGACCGGCGCTACCCCATCTTCTTCTTCAAGAAGCCCGACCTCACGGAGCAGTTCGCCCACGAGTCGAGCGCGCTCAGCGTCTTCGAGACGGACCTGGAGAGCAGCCGCATGGACTGGTTTGTCGAGACCGCCCGCCGCTACCTGCTGAGCGGCAAGCCCTTCGGGGAGCTGTGCGACCACAACGCCAAGGTAGCCAAGGAGCTCAACCGACCCCAG GTGTCAACAACCTGGACCATGCTGAGGATTATGTATTCAGATCCAGGGAACCTCGCTACAGCCACAAGCATTAGTAAAGGGGGATCCATACCTCTCATGAACAG CTTCAATATGAAGGAGATTGCTGCAGGTGGTCTGGGGAGCGAGAGCAGGCTGGATCGGGGGAAAGGGGAGATTCGGCAGGACACCATCCACCTGGACCCAGGAAACTCCCTAATCAACAACAACGACG AGAACGAGGAGACGGAGGGCAGCGAGGGTCCAGCGGATTACCTCTTTGGAGACGCAGAGCTTGAGGACGATGACCTGTACCCGATGGAGCACGAGAACCCAACGG CGGAGGAGGCTGAGTACAGCCTGCCCCAGGAGGCGTTCCCTCTGCGCCACGAGATCGTGGACAACCCCTCCGTGCCTGAGCACCTGCAGGACAAGGTGGACTCGCCCCACGTGAGCGGCAACGAGGCGGAGGCGGTGTGCCTGACCCCCATCAAGTCCTTCTCCCTCATCTCCATCTCCCAGCCCCTGTACGAGAGCCACCTGCCGGCCAGCTTCTTCAGCCCCGTGGTGCGCGAGATGCTGCAGCACTACGCCGAGGCCGGCGACGTGCAGATGGCCGTGTCCGTGCTCATCGTCCTGGGAGACCGCATCCGCAAGGAGGTGGACGAGCTCACGCAG GAGCACTGGTACACATCGTACATTGACCTCCTGCAACGTTTCGAGCTGTGGAACGTCTCCAACGAGGTGATCAAGCTCAGCACCAGCAGCGCCATCAACTGCCTCAACCAGACCTCCACCACCCTCCACATCAACTGCAGCAACTGCAAGAGACCCATGAGCAACAAGGGCTGGATCTGCGACAG GTGTCACCAGTGTGCCAGTATCTGCGCCGTGTGTCACCACGTGGTGAAGGGGCTCTTTGTCTGGTGCCAGGGCTGCAGCCATGGGGGGCACCTGGAGCACATCATGAACTGGCTGAAGAGCAGCTCACACTGCCCGGCCGGCTGCGGGCACCTGTGTGAATACACCTGA
- the wdr24 gene encoding GATOR complex protein WDR24 isoform X1 encodes MVKLLLAQDHRKKMEKMARVTTSLGSNTISGCTMFCHLDAPANAISVCRDAAQVVVAGRNIFKIYALEEEQFVEKLNLRVGRKPSLNFSCADVMWHQMDENLLATAATNGAVVTWNLGKPSRNKQDQLFTEHKRTVNKVCFHPTEVHMLLSGSQDGYMKCFDLRRKESVSTFSGQSESVRDVQFSIRDYFTFAASFENGNVQLWDIRRPDRYERMFTAHNGPVFCCDWHPEDRGWLATGGRDKMVKVWDITTNRAKEIHCVQTIASVARVKWRPERKYHLATCSMMVDHNIYVWDVRRPFIPFATFEEHKDVTTGIVWRHLHDPGFLLSGSKDSTLYQHKFKDASRPVDKANPEGLCFGLFGDLAFAAKESLISGGGDSNRKPYGSGGDRRYPIFFFKKPDLTEQFAHESSALSVFETDLESSRMDWFVETARRYLLSGKPFGELCDHNAKVAKELNRPQVSTTWTMLRIMYSDPGNLATATSISKGGSIPLMNSFNMKEIAAGGLGSESRLDRGKGEIRQDTIHLDPGNSLINNNDENEETEGSEGPADYLFGDAELEDDDLYPMEHENPTAEEAEYSLPQEAFPLRHEIVDNPSVPEHLQDKVDSPHVSGNEAEAVCLTPIKSFSLISISQPLYESHLPASFFSPVVREMLQHYAEAGDVQMAVSVLIVLGDRIRKEVDELTQEHWYTSYIDLLQRFELWNVSNEVIKLSTSSAINCLNQTSTTLHINCSNCKRPMSNKGWICDRCHQCASICAVCHHVVKGLFVWCQGCSHGGHLEHIMNWLKSSSHCPAGCGHLCEYT; translated from the exons ATGGTAAAGCTACTGCTTGCTCAAGACCATCGGAAG aagaTGGAGAAGATGGCGCGTGTGACCACGTCTCTGGGCAGCAACACCATCAGCGGGTGCACCATGTTCTGCCACCTGGACGCCCCCGCGAACGCCATCAGCGTGTGCCGCGACGCCGCTCAGGTGGTGGTGGCCGGCCGCAACATCTTCAAGATCTACGCGTTGGAGGAGGAGCAGTTCGTGGAGAAGCTAAACCTGCGCGTGGGCCGCAAGCCCTCCCTCAACTTCAGCTGCGCTGACGTCATGTGGCACCAGATGGACGAGAACCTGCTGGCCACGGCGGCCACCAACGGCGCGGTGGTCACGTGGAACCTGGGCAAACCGTCCCGCAACAAGCAGGACCAGCTGTTCACGGAGCACAAGCGGACCGTCAACAAGGTCTGCTTCCACCCCACCGAGGTGCACATGCTGCTGAgcggctcgcaggacggctacATGAAGTGCTTCGACCTGCGCAGGAAGGAGTCAGTCAGCACCTTTTCAG ggcaGTCTGAAAGCGTGAGGGACGTGCAGTTCAGCATCCGGGATTACTTCACGTTCGCTGCATCCTTTGAGAACGGGAACGTGCAGCTGTGGGATATCCGGCGCCCTGATCGATATGAGAGGATGTTCACAGCGCACAACGGGCCGGTCTTCTGCTGTGACTGGCACCCTGAAGACCG GGGCTGGCTGGCGACGGGTGGTCGTGACAAGATGGTTAAAGTGTGGGACATTACGACGAACCGTGCCAAGGAGATCCACTGCGTGCAGACCATCGCCTCGGTGGCACGTGTGAAGTGGCGGCCGGAACGCAAGTACCACCTGGCCACCTGCTCCATGATGGTGGACCACAACATCTACGTGTGGGACGTGCGCCGGCCGTTCATCCCCTTCGCCACATTCGAGGAGCACAAGGACGTCACCACGGGCATCGTGTGGCGCCACCTCCATGACCCCGGCTTCCTGCTGTCGGGCTCCAAGGACAGTACCCTCTACCAGCACAAGTTCAAGGACGCCAGCCGGCCGGTGGACAAGGCCAACCCCGAGGGGCTGTGCTTCGGGCTCTTCGGGGACCTGGCCTTCGCAGCCAAGGAGAGTCTGATCAGCGGCGGCGGCGACTCCAACCGCAAACCTTACGGGAGCGGGGGGGACCGGCGCTACCCCATCTTCTTCTTCAAGAAGCCCGACCTCACGGAGCAGTTCGCCCACGAGTCGAGCGCGCTCAGCGTCTTCGAGACGGACCTGGAGAGCAGCCGCATGGACTGGTTTGTCGAGACCGCCCGCCGCTACCTGCTGAGCGGCAAGCCCTTCGGGGAGCTGTGCGACCACAACGCCAAGGTAGCCAAGGAGCTCAACCGACCCCAG GTGTCAACAACCTGGACCATGCTGAGGATTATGTATTCAGATCCAGGGAACCTCGCTACAGCCACAAGCATTAGTAAAGGGGGATCCATACCTCTCATGAACAG CTTCAATATGAAGGAGATTGCTGCAGGTGGTCTGGGGAGCGAGAGCAGGCTGGATCGGGGGAAAGGGGAGATTCGGCAGGACACCATCCACCTGGACCCAGGAAACTCCCTAATCAACAACAACGACG AGAACGAGGAGACGGAGGGCAGCGAGGGTCCAGCGGATTACCTCTTTGGAGACGCAGAGCTTGAGGACGATGACCTGTACCCGATGGAGCACGAGAACCCAACGG CGGAGGAGGCTGAGTACAGCCTGCCCCAGGAGGCGTTCCCTCTGCGCCACGAGATCGTGGACAACCCCTCCGTGCCTGAGCACCTGCAGGACAAGGTGGACTCGCCCCACGTGAGCGGCAACGAGGCGGAGGCGGTGTGCCTGACCCCCATCAAGTCCTTCTCCCTCATCTCCATCTCCCAGCCCCTGTACGAGAGCCACCTGCCGGCCAGCTTCTTCAGCCCCGTGGTGCGCGAGATGCTGCAGCACTACGCCGAGGCCGGCGACGTGCAGATGGCCGTGTCCGTGCTCATCGTCCTGGGAGACCGCATCCGCAAGGAGGTGGACGAGCTCACGCAG GAGCACTGGTACACATCGTACATTGACCTCCTGCAACGTTTCGAGCTGTGGAACGTCTCCAACGAGGTGATCAAGCTCAGCACCAGCAGCGCCATCAACTGCCTCAACCAGACCTCCACCACCCTCCACATCAACTGCAGCAACTGCAAGAGACCCATGAGCAACAAGGGCTGGATCTGCGACAG GTGTCACCAGTGTGCCAGTATCTGCGCCGTGTGTCACCACGTGGTGAAGGGGCTCTTTGTCTGGTGCCAGGGCTGCAGCCATGGGGGGCACCTGGAGCACATCATGAACTGGCTGAAGAGCAGCTCACACTGCCCGGCCGGCTGCGGGCACCTGTGTGAATACACCTGA